From the Anaeromyxobacter dehalogenans 2CP-1 genome, the window CACGGTGCCGAGGTACTCGCACTCGGACGCCTTCACCGAGTCGCCCTGGAACACCTGCAGCTCGAGCTCCGTCTGGCCGTCGCGCGTGGTGGAGTGCTCGTGCGCCTTCTTCGCGGGCAGGCGCGTGTTGCGCGGGAACACCGGCGCCATCCGGCCGCCGGGCAGCCCGACCCCGATGCCCATGGCCAGCGCGTCGATCAGCACCACCGAGTCGATGCGGTGCGCCGAGTCGGCCAGCAGCGCCGCGCCGAGCGCCACCGCCTCGTCCGGGTGGACGCTGCGGTTCGGCTCGCGCCCCAGCGCCTCCTGGATCTTGCGCCAGACGAGCGGCATCCGGCTCTGGCCGCCCACCAGCAGCACCTCGTCCACGTCGCCGGGCCCGAGCCCCTTCGCACCGAGCACCTCGCGACAGACCTCGAGGGTCCGGTCCACCAACCGCTCGGTGAGCGCCTCCAGCTCGGCCCGCGTGACCGTCACCTCCAGGCCCACGTCCTTGCCGCCCCGGTCCTTGCACAGGTACGGCACCTGGGCCACCGCCACCTCGCGGGTGGAGAGCGCGACCTTCGTCTCCTCCGCGGCGTCGCGGATGCGCTGCCACACCACCCGGTCCTCGGGCGGCGCGAACCCGTGCTCCTCCATGAAGCGCCAGACCAGGTGGTCGAGGAGCTGCGCGTCGAAGTCCACGCCGCCGAGGAACGTGTCGCCGCCGGTGGAGATCACCTCGTAGACGTCGCCCTGGATCTCCAGCACCGAGGCGTCGAAGGTGCCACCGCCCAGGTCGTACACCAGCACCCGCTTGTCCAGCCCCTTGCCGAAGCCGAACGCGAGCGCCGCGGCGGTGGGCTCGTTCACGATGCGATCCACGGCCAGGCCGGCCAGGCGCCCCGCCTCACGGACCGCGTTGCGCTGGTGGTCGTTGTAGTAGGCGGGCACGGTGATCACCGCGTGCTCGACCGGCGCGCCCAGCGCCTGGGCGGCGGTCTCGCGCATCTCGCGCAGGATCAGCGCCGCGATCTGCTGCAGCGAGAAGTCGCGGCCGGCGAAGCGCACCGCCGCGGCGCCGTCGGGCCCCGGCACGATCTCGTAGTGGAAGCGGTCTCGGCACGCCTGCACCGTGGGCGAGGCGAACGGCCGCCCCACCAGCCGCTTCGAGCCGTAGACGGTGTTGCGCGGGTT encodes:
- a CDS encoding TIGR02266 family protein, with amino-acid sequence MPQERRDPRVPVLLRIRLAYGSVDEFVDRFALNVSRGGLFVRTLEPQPPGTPLRLDVVLESGDQVIHGSGVVRWSTPPSAPGEPARVPGMGIKFVDLSPESRALVDRLVAGRGGAAQSDEPPRPAAPPARPPAAPAPAAARSPGAPGPAPRVAAPPPGRPPGVPAPVTRAAAPPPGHPPGVPAVRPASAAAPSPAPAPPSPTSPPSAASPAPPAKARGPVIGIDLGTTNSCVAVVRGGKPEVLASRQGYRTLPSVVAYDAQGRLLVAHAAKAQMVVNPRNTVYGSKRLVGRPFASPTVQACRDRFHYEIVPGPDGAAAVRFAGRDFSLQQIAALILREMRETAAQALGAPVEHAVITVPAYYNDHQRNAVREAGRLAGLAVDRIVNEPTAAALAFGFGKGLDKRVLVYDLGGGTFDASVLEIQGDVYEVISTGGDTFLGGVDFDAQLLDHLVWRFMEEHGFAPPEDRVVWQRIRDAAEETKVALSTREVAVAQVPYLCKDRGGKDVGLEVTVTRAELEALTERLVDRTLEVCREVLGAKGLGPGDVDEVLLVGGQSRMPLVWRKIQEALGREPNRSVHPDEAVALGAALLADSAHRIDSVVLIDALAMGIGVGLPGGRMAPVFPRNTRLPAKKAHEHSTTRDGQTELELQVFQGDSVKASECEYLGTVRVEGLPARPRGEVRVAVEFALGAEGILTVTARDLATGQVTAMQLATLDTPESLRQKLDLPEPQTAPRGARPLERAPHPRPPAPAPPAATPRQGLFGRMFGSRK